A part of Paenibacillus sp. sptzw28 genomic DNA contains:
- a CDS encoding aspartyl-phosphate phosphatase Spo0E family protein, producing MAYADYGLTFHNDPGAISAKQLSSSMRILEDEIYMLRTKMEQSYMEEETFNSDKVIDLSRKLDLKINEYMNFKRRRTKLV from the coding sequence ATGGCTTATGCGGATTATGGTCTCACGTTTCATAATGACCCAGGTGCCATTTCAGCCAAGCAATTGTCCTCGTCAATGCGGATCTTAGAAGACGAAATCTACATGCTGCGTACGAAGATGGAGCAATCGTACATGGAAGAGGAGACCTTTAATTCCGACAAAGTCATTGATCTCAGCCGCAAGCTCGATCTGAAGATCAACGAATATATGAATTTCAAGCGAAGAAGGACAAAGCTGGTTTAA